The Musa acuminata AAA Group cultivar baxijiao chromosome BXJ2-2, Cavendish_Baxijiao_AAA, whole genome shotgun sequence genome has a segment encoding these proteins:
- the LOC135605197 gene encoding uncharacterized protein LOC135605197, translating to MDPMASDAGFDVGDRSPASSGWEFVCDFEVDYGSEEHAKIVYATLTVDKELQPDKVKRQMSISDGKLKVHFEAVEARFLRASFSAFVDLMILTTQIIEEYN from the exons ATGGATCCCATGGCTTCTGACGCCGGCTTTGACGTCGGTGACCGGTCACCTGCGTCTTCTGGGTGGGAATTTGTATG TGACTTTGAAGTTGATTATGGATCAGAGGAGCATGCAAAAATTGTATATGCTACATTAACCGTTGATAAAGAG CTGCAGCCAGACAAGGTTAAGAGGCAGATGTCCATTTCTGATGGCAAGCTCAAAGT GCACTTTGAAGCAGTGGAGGCTAGGTTTCTGCGTGCATCATTTAGTGCATTTGTGGATCTTATGATTCTTACTACACAAATCATTGAAGAGTACAATTAG